A part of Bufo bufo chromosome 7, aBufBuf1.1, whole genome shotgun sequence genomic DNA contains:
- the C7H21orf58 gene encoding uncharacterized protein C21orf58 homolog: MTDPFLMDHMTRLKLKLLEKRLENEREIADDSSDTEPVTARSYDGQEDALQSALRRRKDLLHKLREQQLLDEIARPHTWEGTRRRKINVDQVPPIHFYHTAPPPEPQVRYYPPPPPPEPPRIIQQQLPQQPATIIQQLPPQQPLITQIAPPQAYQPPRSGSIKEDMVEMMLMQNAQMHQIIMQNMMLKALPPMGLSQAAGNAPQSLPQSQQDLHVANPVFLKAEKIRPSSVHHHHHYTPPGLPPAPPTMQPAIGYPMWPQMMMPSNSMGQAGGFPQAVHHVTGPTTTLPAMHINGWNFTQSPERTIRP; the protein is encoded by the exons ATGACAGACCCATTCTTGATGGATCATATGACCAGGCTAAAACTGAAACTTTTGGAAAAG agATTAGAAAATGAGCGAGAGATTGCGGATGATTCATCTGATACAGAACCAGTTACAGCAA GGAGCTATGATGGCCAGGAAGATGCTTTACAGTCTGCACTGCGCAGGCGAAAGGATCTGCTGCACAAATTACGA GAGCAGCAACTCCTTGATGAGATAGCTAGGCCTCATACCTGGGAAGGAACACGTAGGAGAAAAATAAATGTAGATCAAGTTCCTCCCATACATTTCTATCATACAGCACCTCCTCCAGAACCCCAAGTGCGCTattatcctccacctcctccacctgAACCACCAAGGATCATCCAACAACAG TTACCCCAGCAGCCAGCCACTATAATCCAGCAgctacctccacagcagccgctgATCACTCAGATTGCTCCTCCACAAGCCTATCAGCCGCCACGGTCAGGGAGCATCAAAGAAG ATATGGTGGAGATGATGCTTATGCAGAATGCCCAAATGCACCAGATCATTATGCAGAACATGATGCTGAAAGCACTGCCCCCTATGGGTTTGTCACAAGCTGCCGGAAATGCACCACAGTCGCTACCTCAGTCACAACAA gaccttcATGTTGCCAACCCTGTATTTTTGAAAGCGGAGAAGATCCGTCCATCATCGGTACACCATCACCACCACTATACACCACCGGGCCTTCCGCCTGCGCCTCCCACAATGCAGCCTGCAATTGGCTATCCAATGTGGCCTCAAATGATGATGCCCTCAAACAGCATGGGGCAAGCGGGAGGGTTCCCTCAGGCCGTGCACCATGTTACCGGTCCAACAACAACACTTCCAGCAATGCATAT CAATGGATGGAATTTCACACAGAGTCCCGAGCGCACTATAAGACCATGA